The nucleotide window TTCTTTCTGGCTAGTGGGGCACGTCGCGAGGTGAAATAGCTAGTAGGTCCTCTGCGCAGCGCTGGTTTACCCGCACGCTCATGTCGTCGTTTTGCTGAAACCGGATAGCGGCACCTGCCACGCAGACCACGCGAAATACACGTAAGGGGGACCACTCGGCGGATATAGCTGGCGTGTCAGATTGGGGCGAGGCGGAACATGTCGTCGTCGGAGACCGGTTTGATGTTGGCGGTGACGACACGTCTGCCGGTGTTGTCCATGCGTTGGGTTAGCACGAGTTCCATGCGTACTAGATCGCCGTCGCGGTGGCGGGCTTCGATCAGTAGCCAGGTACCCATGACTTTCGCTTCGCCTGATTCCGACCATCGTTTGAGGCCGCGCCGGTGAGCTTCACGGTATTTGTAGGGAACGATGATCTCGACCTTCTTGCCAATCAGCTCTTCGGATGTGTAGCCGAGCAGCTCGGGCTCGGTTACCGCCAGGATCGACCCTTTGTCGTCGGCGTAGATTTCCACTGATCCTCCCAATGTTTCCCTAGTGTTGCGACGGCGATCTGCCGTTGGATGTATGCCTGCGTTGAGCGTCCGTTGTGGATATGTCCCAGCAGATCTGTGGATCAGGAGAATGCGGGACGGGTATGCGGCTGTGGCTCGCACCCCCATCGCGATACCAGCAGGGTTGGGACACGGCTAGTCCAGGGGGAGATTGTCACGGGCGTTATCGTGCAGAGCCATGCAGTTCTTGACCGCGGATTTCAGTGCGCCTTCGACCCAGCGACGGCTGCGCCGGTCGTAAGTTTCACCGGCAAACCACACCCGGCCCAGGGGTTCAATCAGGTCGCGGTAGTGATCCCCCGACATCTCGGTAGGCCGGAACAATCCACCCACGCCCCCGGCCCAGCGATCCGAGCCCCAGTCATGCGCGACCCCGCCCTCAAAGCTGCCAACGGCCTCGGGATACATCAACTCAACGTCGGACAACACCCGCTCGATACGTTCTTCAACGGGCAAGTTAGCAAACACCATGCTGTCGGACTCCCACGTATAGGACCCAATGATCGCGCCCCGGCTGGGGTCGTCGCCCTGGCCGGCCACGGTGAACAACACATTGCGCACCGGCAGATCGGTCACCGCCAACCCCCCCTTGTCGCCGACGATGTCGTCCCACCAGCGCCGGTTGAACCGCAGAAAAACCTTCGCCGCCCGCCCGCAATAGGTCCGCCGTAACGCCGCGTCTTTGGCAGTCGACATCCCCTCAATGGGAATGTGACGCAGCACAATTGGCGGCACCGCCAAAATCACCTCGTCGGCACGGATCGAACCCTCGCGCCCGCCGGCACGCCAATGCACGGTGGCCGTGCTTAGACTCTGCTCAATCCGAGTGGCCTGCACCCCGAAACGGACCAGATGAGCTATCGGCTCAACAAGACGGCGCATCAGTTCCGTGGTGCCTTCCTCCACGTAAAGTAGGTTGGGCCCAAACGCATCAACCCGCACATATTCAGCCCACTCCGAAAATGAGAAATTCAGCCGACCCTCGATGTTATTGACAAGACTTAAACAATTGACCGCTCCCGGCGACAAACCGCGCTCGGTTAACCAGGTCTGAATCGAATATCTATCGAAACGATCCAAGCACTCAAAAAATGCCTCTTCCTCATCGTTGTCCTGACGCTCATAGATCGCATTGACAGGAGCCATCACCCGATCGAGCAACTCAGTCAACGGGCGGTCATCCTCGGGCGGAATATCAAAACCCGCACTCGACGGCAGAAAACCGTCTGGGTGAAAATGGCGACCACCAAAGAAAAACGACTTGTGCTGCAACGGAAACGGCGACACCGTCACGCCGGCCTGCCGAAACACCTCCATCGCCAGCTGGTTGCTCTCCGAAAAACGCATCCCACCAAGCTCGTAATACTGTCCACCAACGCCATCAACGGCCCACAACCTCCCCCCGGCGCGGTCACGGGCCTCCAACACCTGCACCTCATACCCCGCATCGTGCAGCAACCGAGCACACACCACACCGCTAATCCCCGCCCCCACCACCACCACCGAACGATGCCGACCCGGCCGCGGAATCAACCCATCGCGCAATACCTCAAAGCGCCTATCAACCATGAGTGCAACTCCCCTTTCGCCCTCCAAAAAAATTACACCCGATTGCCACGCTGCAAAAGCAATAGACAAACCCACTAATTAACATTGGATTAATAGCCAGACGGTCGTCTATATACATACTTACAACGCTTCCACCTGCCCAAAAAATGCGGCCACGGAGTGGCCAATGACCTTGCACGTAAATGGCGGCCGCGCAGGCATAAGGCTGAGCTAGCGAGCTAACGCTGTGCAGTCACAGCGCAAACTGTTGCTAAGGATTCGGGCTTAGCGGCTTTTCACTGACCGGCAGCCGAAAGGTCAGCACGCGACCTCGACCTCGAACCCACACGCGGGTACATCGGCGGCAGCACGCCCGCACTTCGGTAGCCATCGGCATCGCCGCCACTACTACCGTGGCCACCGTCAGCAAAGACCCACCACCACGTCGGCAATCCCTCCACCGGAGGCGTGGGAAGCTATCGCCCGTGACAACCACCCGGAAACGCTTCAGCGGAGTGGTCCGTGGTCCGTGGCCCGCATGACGGCGCGGGCAGATGGTAGTCGTAGACAGGTTGGCGGCA belongs to Mycobacterium basiliense and includes:
- a CDS encoding PAS domain S-box protein; this encodes MEIYADDKGSILAVTEPELLGYTSEELIGKKVEIIVPYKYREAHRRGLKRWSESGEAKVMGTWLLIEARHRDGDLVRMELVLTQRMDNTGRRVVTANIKPVSDDDMFRLAPI
- a CDS encoding flavin monoamine oxidase family protein, coding for MVDRRFEVLRDGLIPRPGRHRSVVVVGAGISGVVCARLLHDAGYEVQVLEARDRAGGRLWAVDGVGGQYYELGGMRFSESNQLAMEVFRQAGVTVSPFPLQHKSFFFGGRHFHPDGFLPSSAGFDIPPEDDRPLTELLDRVMAPVNAIYERQDNDEEEAFFECLDRFDRYSIQTWLTERGLSPGAVNCLSLVNNIEGRLNFSFSEWAEYVRVDAFGPNLLYVEEGTTELMRRLVEPIAHLVRFGVQATRIEQSLSTATVHWRAGGREGSIRADEVILAVPPIVLRHIPIEGMSTAKDAALRRTYCGRAAKVFLRFNRRWWDDIVGDKGGLAVTDLPVRNVLFTVAGQGDDPSRGAIIGSYTWESDSMVFANLPVEERIERVLSDVELMYPEAVGSFEGGVAHDWGSDRWAGGVGGLFRPTEMSGDHYRDLIEPLGRVWFAGETYDRRSRRWVEGALKSAVKNCMALHDNARDNLPLD